In the genome of Deinococcota bacterium, the window CGCGCCCAGGTTCATGTGGCCGACCTCGGAGTTGCCCATCTGCCCCTCCGGCAGGCCGACGGCGCGGCCCGAGGCCTGGAGTTCGGTGTGAGGATACTGCTGCCGGTAATGGTCGAAGTTGGGGGTGCGCGCGAGGGTTACGGCGTTGCCCGGCCCCTCGGGAGCGAGCCCCCAGCCGTCCAGGACGATGAGGACGAGCGGCGTCACGACGCCTCCTCGGGGGCCGGTGCCGGCGCGGCCTCGCTTGTGGCGGGAGCGCCCCGCGGCCTGAAGCCCTCGACGCGGGCGGTGACGACGAAGGCGCCGTCTCTGACCTCGAAGGCCTCGAGCAGCACCCCGCTCATGTGCTCGTCGAGAAGCGCCTGGAGGGTGATGCTGAGCCTGGGGGAGGCGCCCGGCGCCTTGGGCGCCTCGAGGCGCACGCCGCGCGCGCCCACGCGCGAGACGAGGCGCAAGACGATGTTGACCAGGCTCGTCGCCGGCAGCGAGAACAGCTTGGTCTCGAGGTCGAAGCGGGCCACGCCGCTCGAATACTCGCGAAAGCGCAAGGCCAGGGCGATGTCGGCGCTGAAGGCCCGCAAAAAGCCCGGCAAGAGGCCCTCGGGGTTGAGCTTGAGGAGGATGGTGTCGCCCCGGCAGCTCGCGCTCCTGAGCTGTCTGGGCAGGGGCCGGACGCCGCGCACGAGCTCGAGCGCTTCGCCGAAGGGAAGGATGAGGTGAGCCATAGCCTAGATTCTAACGCCGGATTCTAACGCCGGATGCTGACGCCGGACGCTAAGCCCAGCGCCCCAGCGCCCGCGCGATGCGGCCGTCCAAGCGGTCGAAGTCGTCGTCGTCCACCTCGCTTAGCCGCTTGCCGAGCTCGTGCGCGAGGTAGCAGCGGGCCGCGGCGAGAAAAAAGGGCTTCATGGCGGGATCGGCCAGAACCTGCGGCAGGAGTTCGGAGAGCTGCTCCTCCAGGTAGCCCCTGGCCCGGTAGGCCGCGACCTGGCGCTCCTCGGCGCTGAGGAGCGGGGTAGGTTCGTCGGGCTGTACCGCGAGCCGCTGGGCGGCCCGCCTCACCCGCTCCTGCTCGCCGTAGCGGCGGCAGGTCTCGCAGACTTCGCCCGCCGGCGTCAGCGCCGCGCAGATGGGGCAGGCCCGCCAGCCGTCGGCCAGGCGCCGCGCCCGGTAGGCGAGCATGCTCTTGGCCGCCTGCAGGGTGGGCCGGGCAAGGCTGTCGGGCAAGTCGAGGTTGCTGAGCTCTCTCGCCAGGAGCGCGAGCGCCCTGGGGTCCGCGGGGATCTCCGGCCCCGGCGGCTCCCGGACACCTTCAGGCTCGGCGCGCCGGCCCACCCTGAAGCGGATCTCGCGCACGTCCTTGATCGCGAATTTGCCCCGGTAGACGTCCAGAAAGCGCTGCCGCTGCAGGCTCAGGTGCATGGCCGTCTCCGAGTCGGGCACCTCGACGAAGAGGACGCCGTCCCTCAGGCTGGCCGCCTTTGAAAACTTGGCGACGCCGGTGCCGGCGACATGCGGCCACAAGAGGACCGCCTCGGCGCGCCTTACCCCGCGCTTCATGCCGCCCCGGGCGAAGACCTCGCCGATCAGGTCGCCCACCCGGCTGGGCCTAGTCGCCAAGGAGGCCGCCTCCCGAAATGCTCAGCAGCCGGCTGTACGTGGGCGGCGCCTCAGTGCCGCTTACCAGGGCCTGCGGCGTCGCCTCGGTCAGGGCCAGGAGGTAGGCGCGCCGGCCCTCGTCGAGTTCGGCGGTGAAGTCGTCGAGCAGCAAGACGGGCGCCTCGCCGTGCTTTTCGCCCAGGAGCCGGTACTCGGCGACGCGCAGGGCCAGGGCGGCGGTGCGCGCCTCGCCCCTCGAGCCGTAGGCGGCCAGGGCGTGGCCGCCGAGTTCCAGGAGCAGGTCGTCGCGGTGAGGCCCGACGACGGTGGCGCCGCGCGCACGCTCGTCAAAGCGCGTCTCGTGGAGCGCCTCGTCCAGGCTCTTGTCCGAGGGCTGGCGCAAGGCGACGCCGAGCGCCTTGGTCCCGCCCGATATGTCGCGGTAGGTCGCCCCGGCGATCTCGCTTATGCGCGCCACCGCGCGCCCGCGTAGGCGCGCGATCTCACCGCCGAGTTCGCTGAAGCGCGCGCTCCAGACCTCGAGGCCAAGCTCGTCTACCGGCCCCTTGAGCATGGCGTTGCGCTGTTCCACCACCCGAGTATACTCGCGCAAGAGGACGGCGTAGCGCAGCGACAGCCGCGACAGCAGGCTGTCCAGGTAGCCGCGCCGCAAGGACGGCGCGCCGTGAACCAGACCCGCGTCCTCGGGGGTGATCAGCACCGCGGCCGAGACCCGGGCGAGCTCCATCGCCCGCACCGTCTGGCCGTCCAGACGGATGAGCTTCTTACCCGGCGCCAGGCCGATCTGGGTGGTGACGAGGCCGTCGGCGCGCTCGACGCGGGCGCTCACGAAGCCCTCCTCCTCGCCCAAACGGATGACCTCGGCGATCCTGCCCCCCGGCAGGTCGCCGCTGCAGCCTAAGTAGGCGGCCTCGAGCAGGTTGGATTTGCCCTCGGCGTTGCCGCCGACGACGGCGGTGACGCCCGGGCCGAAGTCGAGCCGGGGCGTGACCAGGTTGCGGTAGTTGAGCTGCGAGAGCGCGCGCAGGAGCACGCCGACCAGTCTAACCCCGAAGCTTTACCCGCAGCGTTCGAGCTTGGCCGCTCAGGCAACCTGCAGGGTCGACTCCTGGCTGTGGTCGTCGAGCATGGCGGCGTACTTCGTGTCGGCAAGGACGCTCACGACCTCGTCGTAGTTGTCGATCATG includes:
- a CDS encoding DUF721 domain-containing protein gives rise to the protein MATRPSRVGDLIGEVFARGGMKRGVRRAEAVLLWPHVAGTGVAKFSKAASLRDGVLFVEVPDSETAMHLSLQRQRFLDVYRGKFAIKDVREIRFRVGRRAEPEGVREPPGPEIPADPRALALLARELSNLDLPDSLARPTLQAAKSMLAYRARRLADGWRACPICAALTPAGEVCETCRRYGEQERVRRAAQRLAVQPDEPTPLLSAEERQVAAYRARGYLEEQLSELLPQVLADPAMKPFFLAAARCYLAHELGKRLSEVDDDDFDRLDGRIARALGRWA
- the recF gene encoding DNA replication and repair protein RecF (All proteins in this family for which functions are known are DNA-binding proteins that assist the filamentation of RecA onto DNA for the initiation of recombination or recombinational repair.); protein product: MLLRALSQLNYRNLVTPRLDFGPGVTAVVGGNAEGKSNLLEAAYLGCSGDLPGGRIAEVIRLGEEEGFVSARVERADGLVTTQIGLAPGKKLIRLDGQTVRAMELARVSAAVLITPEDAGLVHGAPSLRRGYLDSLLSRLSLRYAVLLREYTRVVEQRNAMLKGPVDELGLEVWSARFSELGGEIARLRGRAVARISEIAGATYRDISGGTKALGVALRQPSDKSLDEALHETRFDERARGATVVGPHRDDLLLELGGHALAAYGSRGEARTAALALRVAEYRLLGEKHGEAPVLLLDDFTAELDEGRRAYLLALTEATPQALVSGTEAPPTYSRLLSISGGGLLGD